The following are encoded together in the Marmota flaviventris isolate mMarFla1 chromosome 18, mMarFla1.hap1, whole genome shotgun sequence genome:
- the Lair1 gene encoding leukocyte-associated immunoglobulin-like receptor 1 isoform X1, producing MAPCSIVLLALGLCLGQEIHAQEGALPRPSISADPGSVIPRGRPVTIVCRGPAGVQDFRLEKEGRSQFWDKENSSPSEREARFLFPSMSEDTAGRYHCLYQKSTWSELSEDLRLVLSREDVTQVPTPVPAQPSESVPWAPLGQMRVTPRGSRAVPRRSHVHAQQQHRGLCGVLTPVPPPASPALLLTKEHLYLLIGVPLALLLCLLLLLLFCLHRQRQRKQGPPGGKGQLQKPQERLGLAVDSLERSPDLATADRLPEKDRETSNSAPAARDPQEVTYAQLDHGALTERAARAGSPLTPEPSTYATVARH from the exons ATGGCCCCCTGCTCCATTGTCCTCCTGGCCCTTG GGCTCTGCCTGGGCCAGGAGATCCACGCACAGGAGG GGGCCCTGCCCAGACCCTCCATCTCTGCTGATCCAGGCTCTGTGATCCCCCGGGGGAGGCCCGTGACCATCGTGTGCCGGGGCCCTGCTGGGGTTCAGGACTTTCGCCTGGAGAAGGAGGGAAGATCCCAGTTCTGGGATAAGGAGAACAGTTCACCTTCTGAGCGAGAGGCCAGGTTCCTGTTCCCCTCCATGAGTGAGGACACTGCTGGGCGTTATCACTGCCTCTACCAAAAGTCCACGTGGTCTGAGCTCAGTGAAGACTTGAGGCTGGTGCTGAGCAGGGAGGACGTCACCCAGGTCCCCACCCCAGTCCCAGCTCAGCCATCAG AGAGCGTCCCCTGGGCCCCCCTGGGTCAGATGAGAGTGACTCCCCGTGGCAGCAGAGCTGTGCCCAGGAGGTCTCACGTCCACGCCCAGCAGCAGCACCGGGGGCTGTGCGGGGTGCTCACACCCGtcccacccccagcctcccctgCTCTACTCCTGACCAAGGAGCACCTCTACCTTCTCATCGGGGTCCCCCTGGCCTTGCTCCTgtgtctcctcctcctgctcctcttctgcctccaTCGCCAGCGTCAGAGGAAGCAGG GGCCTCCCGGTGGCAAGGGCCAGTTGCAGAAGCCACAGGAGAG GCTGGGCCTGGCTGTGGACAGCCTGGAGAGGTCACCAG ACTTGGCCACGGCTGATAGACTCCCTGAGAAGGACAGGGAGACCAGCAACTCT GCCCCTGCTGCAAGAGATCCCCAGGAGGTGACATATGCTCAGCTGGACCATGGAGCCCTCACAGAGAGGGCAGCCCGAGCTGGGTCCCCACTGACCCCAGAGCCCAGCACATATGCGACCGTTGCCAGACACTGA
- the Lair1 gene encoding leukocyte-associated immunoglobulin-like receptor 1 isoform X3: protein MAPCSIVLLALGLCLGQEIHAQEGALPRPSISADPGSVIPRGRPVTIVCRGPAGVQDFRLEKEGRSQFWDKENSSPSEREARFLFPSMSEDTAGRYHCLYQKSTWSELSEDLRLVLSREDVTQVPTPVPAQPSASPALLLTKEHLYLLIGVPLALLLCLLLLLLFCLHRQRQRKQGPPGGKGQLQKPQERLGLAVDSLERSPDLATADRLPEKDRETSNSAPAARDPQEVTYAQLDHGALTERAARAGSPLTPEPSTYATVARH, encoded by the exons ATGGCCCCCTGCTCCATTGTCCTCCTGGCCCTTG GGCTCTGCCTGGGCCAGGAGATCCACGCACAGGAGG GGGCCCTGCCCAGACCCTCCATCTCTGCTGATCCAGGCTCTGTGATCCCCCGGGGGAGGCCCGTGACCATCGTGTGCCGGGGCCCTGCTGGGGTTCAGGACTTTCGCCTGGAGAAGGAGGGAAGATCCCAGTTCTGGGATAAGGAGAACAGTTCACCTTCTGAGCGAGAGGCCAGGTTCCTGTTCCCCTCCATGAGTGAGGACACTGCTGGGCGTTATCACTGCCTCTACCAAAAGTCCACGTGGTCTGAGCTCAGTGAAGACTTGAGGCTGGTGCTGAGCAGGGAGGACGTCACCCAGGTCCCCACCCCAGTCCCAGCTCAGCCATCAG cctcccctgCTCTACTCCTGACCAAGGAGCACCTCTACCTTCTCATCGGGGTCCCCCTGGCCTTGCTCCTgtgtctcctcctcctgctcctcttctgcctccaTCGCCAGCGTCAGAGGAAGCAGG GGCCTCCCGGTGGCAAGGGCCAGTTGCAGAAGCCACAGGAGAG GCTGGGCCTGGCTGTGGACAGCCTGGAGAGGTCACCAG ACTTGGCCACGGCTGATAGACTCCCTGAGAAGGACAGGGAGACCAGCAACTCT GCCCCTGCTGCAAGAGATCCCCAGGAGGTGACATATGCTCAGCTGGACCATGGAGCCCTCACAGAGAGGGCAGCCCGAGCTGGGTCCCCACTGACCCCAGAGCCCAGCACATATGCGACCGTTGCCAGACACTGA
- the Lair1 gene encoding leukocyte-associated immunoglobulin-like receptor 1 isoform X2: MAPCSIVLLALGLCLGQEIHAQEGALPRPSISADPGSVIPRGRPVTIVCRGPAGVQDFRLEKEGRSQFWDKENSSPSEREARFLFPSMSEDTAGRYHCLYQKSTWSELSEDLRLVLSREDVTQVPTPVPAQPSDPSSSGAAQVASEDSNNPGECCDIPHEPGCALGKGKDRLWWWSDSSSASGQFVPVHRERPLGPPGSDESDSPWQQSCAQEVSRPRPAAAPGAVRGAHTRPTPSLPCSTPDQGAPLPSHRGPPGLAPVSPPPAPLLPPSPASEEAGASRWQGPVAEATGEAGPGCGQPGEVTRLGHG, from the exons ATGGCCCCCTGCTCCATTGTCCTCCTGGCCCTTG GGCTCTGCCTGGGCCAGGAGATCCACGCACAGGAGG GGGCCCTGCCCAGACCCTCCATCTCTGCTGATCCAGGCTCTGTGATCCCCCGGGGGAGGCCCGTGACCATCGTGTGCCGGGGCCCTGCTGGGGTTCAGGACTTTCGCCTGGAGAAGGAGGGAAGATCCCAGTTCTGGGATAAGGAGAACAGTTCACCTTCTGAGCGAGAGGCCAGGTTCCTGTTCCCCTCCATGAGTGAGGACACTGCTGGGCGTTATCACTGCCTCTACCAAAAGTCCACGTGGTCTGAGCTCAGTGAAGACTTGAGGCTGGTGCTGAGCAGGGAGGACGTCACCCAGGTCCCCACCCCAGTCCCAGCTCAGCCATCAG ACCCCTCCTCCTCAGGAGCGGCACAGGTGGCTTCAGAGGACAGTAACAACCCTGGAGAGTGCTGTGACATCCCGCATGAGCCTGGGTGTGCCCTGGGGAAGGGGAAAGACAGGCTTTGGTGGTGGTCAGATTCCAGCTCTGCCAGTGGCCAGTTTGTCCCTGTGCACAGAGAGCGTCCCCTGGGCCCCCCTGGGTCAGATGAGAGTGACTCCCCGTGGCAGCAGAGCTGTGCCCAGGAGGTCTCACGTCCACGCCCAGCAGCAGCACCGGGGGCTGTGCGGGGTGCTCACACCCGtcccacccccagcctcccctgCTCTACTCCTGACCAAGGAGCACCTCTACCTTCTCATCGGGGTCCCCCTGGCCTTGCTCCTgtgtctcctcctcctgctcctcttctgcctccaTCGCCAGCGTCAGAGGAAGCAGG GGCCTCCCGGTGGCAAGGGCCAGTTGCAGAAGCCACAGGAGAG GCTGGGCCTGGCTGTGGACAGCCTGGAGAGGTCACCAG ACTTGGCCACGGCTGA